From the genome of Peptoniphilus sp. ING2-D1G:
TTATTATCTTGTCTTCAAATTCTATAGAACCGCTCGAAGATTTGCCGTTATAGCAATCTTCAAAAGCATTTAACAATTCTTCTTTTCTCGTAACGTAGAGTATGTTTCTATTTAGAGGTTCCTGTTTGCATTCAAACAGCTTCATAGCCTGTTTATTTATTACAAGCACCGATCTTGTAGAGTCAAGTATAATAAGTCCTTCCTTCATATTTTCAAGGATTATCCTTATGGTATCTCTCTCTCTTTTTATCTCCACAAGATGAGAAGCAATGGTGTCTTTTTGAGAAGTTATTTCATATATAAATGGAGAAATTTCAGGGATTTTACTCAAATCCACAGAATTAGGATCTAAAGATGATTTTTTCAAAGGTTCAAGAATTTTATTTGTAGACTGTCTCGCCAAAAATAATGCCAAAATAAATATTAAAGCTATAATTAATAAATTACTTGGTAAAACTTTAAAAAATGCACCTGCAATTGTATCCATTTCCTTTGCAATTCTGATAAAATATCCATCGTCGAGCTTCAATGCAACATACATAGTATCATTGGAAAGCGTATCGGAGTGTCTGGTAACCTTGGCTTTTCCTTCCGCCAACGCACCTTGAATTTCTGCGCGTTCAAAATGGTTATCCATAGTACTTGCATTTACAAAGGAATCATAAATCGGGTTGCCTTTTTCATCAAAATAAGACAATCTGATATCCTTGTTGTCTTTACCTATTTTTTCTAAGTATTCAATTTTATCTCCGGTTTCCATCAATCCGTATTTTAATACGTCAATGGTCTGATAAATTTGTTTTTCAACGTTACTTTCATAGAATTTAAAGTTTAAAAATAGAGATAACACCGTGCTAAGCACAAGTGTTATCAATGCAACAAGAGTTAGACTCCTAAATATTCTCTTATTCATTGTCCTCTCCCATGGAAATCTTATAGCCTACGCCTCTAACGGTATGAATAAGTTCTCTTTTCGGACCGAGTTTTTCTCTTAAAAGTTTTATGTGCATATCTACTGTCCTGGTTTCACCTTCATAATCATATCCCCATACGGAATTCAAAAGCACTTCCCTTGACAGCACTATATCGATATTATTCATCATATATTTAAGTAATTCAAACTCTTTGTAAGTAAGTGTAACGGGTTCTCCATCCACTAATACCTTTCTTCTCAATAAATCAATTTGAATTCCTTCAAACTCCATATTTTCCTCAATTTGTCTGTTATTTCTTCTAAGAAGTGCATTGACTCTTGAAAGAAGTTCCAGCACAGAAAAAGGCTTGGTCATATAATCATCAGCTCCTATGTCTAAGGAACTGACAATATCGTATTCTGAAGTTTTTGCCGTTATCATCATTATAGGTATTGAAGAAGTGTGCGGATTTTGTTTTAGAGTTTTTAATATTTCTATTCCATCCATATCGGGAAGCATAATATCCAACAGGATTAAGTCCGGGGTGTCTTTGTTTAACTCCTTAAAAAAATCCTTTCCTCTTTCAAATCCCTTGCATTTATAGTTCTTTGATTTTAATGCATATTCTATTAGTTTTTGTATTGAACTGTCATCTTCTACAATATAAATTAACATCTTCATCCCTCAATTGCAAATATTACCCATCTTGAAATATTTACAGCGTGATCTGCAATTCTTTCAAGATATTTTGCTATCATTATAAAATCTATAATATTGGGAGCGTTATGATGTTTGTTCTCGATTTGTTTTATTAAATCATCTCTAACTTTTACAAAATAATTGTCTACTATATCATCTTCATCTTCTATACTTCTTGCTGCAACTATGTCTTTGTCTATAAAAGAATTAATTGTGTTCTTGATTATCTTTGTTGTAGCTTTTGCCATTTTTTTGATATGATCTATGCTCTCAAAATCATAGGTTTCTTTAAAATTAGAACAAATTTCAGCTATGTCTCTTGCTTGATCTCCGATCCTTTCAAGGTCTGTAATCATCTTAAGAGCTGAAGAAATTATTCTTAAATCTGTTGCTACGGGTTGTTGTTCCAAAATTAGTCTCAAACAATGTGTTTGGATCCTGTTTTCCATTAAATCGATCTGTTCTTCAAGATCAAAAACCTCTTCACTCACATCTTTATCATAAGCACACATCAAGCTTACCGCTTTGTCTATTGCTATCTCGCTTAATGTAGCCATTTGCATAATTTCTTCATTTAAGGCTTTAAGTTCTTCGTCGTATCTTTCTCTCATTTTATCACCCGAACCTTCCGGTTATATAGTCTTCTGTTCTTTTGTCTTGCGGCTTAGAAAATATACCATATGTGTCTCCGAATTCTATTACTTCTCCTGTCAGAAAAAATGCAGTTTTATCAGATACTCTTGAGGCTTGTTGCATATTGTGAGTTACCATTACTATGGTGTATTCCTCTTTAAGTTCCGTTACCAAATCCTCTATTTTTCCTGTGGAAATAGGATCAAGAGCAGATGTCGGTTCATCCATTAGTATTACTTCCGGTTCTACGGACAAAGCCCTGGCTATGCAAAGTCTTTGTTGTTGACCTCCGGAAAGAGCCATGGCATTCTTTCTTAAATCACCTTTTACTTCTTCCCAAATTGCAGCTTGCTTTAAGGATCTTTCGACTATTTCATCAAGCTTTGCTTTCTCATTGACACCATGAGTTCTTGGACCGTAAGCTATATTGTCATATATGGATTTCGGAAAGGGATTTGGGGATTGAAATACCATTCCCACTCTTTTTCTAAGCTCATTTACATTATAATCCTTTTTGTATATATTTTCACCTTCAAGTTCAATAAGTCCTTCAATTCTACAATCCACAACTAAATCGTTCATTCTGTTTATGCATTTGATCATTGTAGATTTACCGCAGCCTGAAGGGCCTATAAAGGCTGTTATTTTTTTATTTGGTATATCCATACTTACGGATTTTAAAGCTTGAAAAGTTCCGTAGTATAAATCTAAATTTTCTACTTTAATTTTTGGATTCAATTTGCACCCTCCGATAATTTATTGCCTATTTTTGTTGAAACGTAGTTTATTAGTAATACAACTACCAACAATACCATCGCTGTGGCATAGGCTTCTCCTACGTGCAATCCTTCGCTGGAAAGCATGTACATGTGAAGTGCCAATGTTCTGGATGATGAATATAGTCCTTTAGGCATTTGGGTAGCTGTACCAAGTGTGTAAATCAAGCATGCCGTTTCCCCTACAATACGACCTGTAGCAAGTACAACTCCTGCTACAATCCCCGGCATTGCAATAGGTAATACTACTTTAAATATTGTTCTTAACTTTCCCGCTCCAAGGGCAAAACTTGCATGTCTAAGGGAATCATTTACCGACTTAAGAGCTTCTTCAGTAGATCTTATTATCAAAGGCAGTATCATTATTGAGACTGTGAATACCCCTGAAAGAATTGAAAAAGATAATTTCAAACTGGTTACAAAGAACAGCATCCCGAATAATCCATAAACTATGGATGGAATTCCTTGTAGAGTTTCTGCTGCAAGCCTGATAACTTCTACAATCTTAGAGCCCGGTTTTGCATATTCAACCAAGTAAATTGCAGTAAAAACACCTATGGGTGTGGCTATTAA
Proteins encoded in this window:
- the phoU gene encoding phosphate transport system regulatory protein PhoU (PhoU is a negative regulator in Pho regulon which plays a key role in phosphate homeostasis.Members of the Pho regulon include alkaline phosphatase (AP), the PhoB-PhoR proteins and the PstSCAB and PhoU proteins. PhoU is encoded together with proteins of the phosphate-specific transport (Pst) system in the polycistronic pstSCAB-phoU operon; High confidence in function and specificity), encoding MRERYDEELKALNEEIMQMATLSEIAIDKAVSLMCAYDKDVSEEVFDLEEQIDLMENRIQTHCLRLILEQQPVATDLRIISSALKMITDLERIGDQARDIAEICSNFKETYDFESIDHIKKMAKATTKIIKNTINSFIDKDIVAARSIEDEDDIVDNYFVKVRDDLIKQIENKHHNAPNIIDFIMIAKYLERIADHAVNISRWVIFAIEG
- the pstA gene encoding phosphate ABC superfamily ATP binding cassette transporter, membrane protein (The alignments cover the most conserved region of the proteins, which is thought to be located in a cytoplasmic loop between two transmembrane domains. The members of this family have a variable number of transmembrane helices; High confidence in function and specificity), whose translation is MKIILIFLTIVLGSILFLKSKNMLNGYRLASMLSVILTFGSLLWIVIYIIGKGLPYLSPRLFEWEYTTENVSMMPSIITTIIVVFLGILIATPIGVFTAIYLVEYAKPGSKIVEVIRLAAETLQGIPSIVYGLFGMLFFVTSLKLSFSILSGVFTVSIMILPLIIRSTEEALKSVNDSLRHASFALGAGKLRTIFKVVLPIAMPGIVAGVVLATGRIVGETACLIYTLGTATQMPKGLYSSSRTLALHMYMLSSEGLHVGEAYATAMVLLVVVLLINYVSTKIGNKLSEGAN
- the pstB3 gene encoding Phosphate import ATP-binding protein PstB 3 (ATP-binding domain of ABC transporters is a water-soluble domain of transmembrane ABC transporters.ABC transporters belong to the ATP-Binding Cassette superfamily, which uses the hydrolysis of ATP to translocate a variety of compounds across biological membranes; High confidence in function and specificity): MKVENLDLYYGTFQALKSVSMDIPNKKITAFIGPSGCGKSTMIKCINRMNDLVVDCRIEGLIELEGENIYKKDYNVNELRKRVGMVFQSPNPFPKSIYDNIAYGPRTHGVNEKAKLDEIVERSLKQAAIWEEVKGDLRKNAMALSGGQQQRLCIARALSVEPEVILMDEPTSALDPISTGKIEDLVTELKEEYTIVMVTHNMQQASRVSDKTAFFLTGEVIEFGDTYGIFSKPQDKRTEDYITGRFG
- a CDS encoding phosphate regulon sensor kinase PhoR (Members of this protein family are the regulatory histidine kinase PhoR associated with the phosphate ABC transporter in most Proteobacteria. Related proteins from Gram-positive organisms are not included in this model. The phoR gene usually is adjacent to the response regulator phoB gene (TIGR02154). [Signal transduction, Two-component systems]; High confidence in function and specificity), with the translated sequence MITLVLSTVLSLFLNFKFYESNVEKQIYQTIDVLKYGLMETGDKIEYLEKIGKDNKDIRLSYFDEKGNPIYDSFVNASTMDNHFERAEIQGALAEGKAKVTRHSDTLSNDTMYVALKLDDGYFIRIAKEMDTIAGAFFKVLPSNLLIIALIFILALFLARQSTNKILEPLKKSSLDPNSVDLSKIPEISPFIYEITSQKDTIASHLVEIKRERDTIRIILENMKEGLIILDSTRSVLVINKQAMKLFECKQEPLNRNILYVTRKEELLNAFEDCYNGKSSSGSIEFEDKIIKYYVNPVYIDGVITGSILLLIDDTKRLKAERIREEFSANVSHELKTPLTSICGFTELLKNNMVNGKKDKNEIVNRIYEESNRLLILIDEIIKISKLEAGVAFIKEEVDLTEMCKQAIENFEQKAKKKNITITLEGEATVKANNTMIWELISNLMDNAIKYNVEKGTVNILIGQEEDRAFISVKDSGIGIAEEDIERIFERFYRADKSRFKKLGGTGLGLSIVKHIVKSHGGDLQIESKINEGTKITVYLPIDE
- the phoB gene encoding phosphate regulon response regulator (Two-component signal transduction systems enable bacteria to sense, respond, and adapt to a wide range of environments, stressors, and growth conditions; High confidence in function and specificity); this translates as MLIYIVEDDSSIQKLIEYALKSKNYKCKGFERGKDFFKELNKDTPDLILLDIMLPDMDGIEILKTLKQNPHTSSIPIMMITAKTSEYDIVSSLDIGADDYMTKPFSVLELLSRVNALLRRNNRQIEENMEFEGIQIDLLRRKVLVDGEPVTLTYKEFELLKYMMNNIDIVLSREVLLNSVWGYDYEGETRTVDMHIKLLREKLGPKRELIHTVRGVGYKISMGEDNE